From a region of the Arachis ipaensis cultivar K30076 chromosome B09, Araip1.1, whole genome shotgun sequence genome:
- the LOC107615103 gene encoding uncharacterized protein LOC107615103 codes for MSGQRQTLAGLTLDDVLAKQKAFYHSQSNTKTLLDILKDDVSFNKNRKSWKAFKDTLLLKRYGSAWTRIPTSDIPISFCRRTSLKHFQSMADNTDNLDEVPALPPPSLAAKPTFSRRSSTRYSSPSEVTFTAGDPTEPAPAGSALLRPQLSRRNSSGMVSEPFRKGRVVTFRDNMDDEEQDEEDGSRADGSRTLSAREAVAAQEAAEAAAAGEVVGEGEEDEGAQPVMMSLMDLLEETDREMGLEGSRYILSDEEDFDEDEEDEDGDGDDLEYTCSVCMVRHKANAISRCGHSYCRMCSRELMAGKGNCPLCNNFVVEILDIF; via the exons ATGTCAGGGCAGCGACAAACGCTAGCCGGATTAACACTTGACGACGTCTTAGCAAAGCAGAAAGCATTTTACCACTCACAATCCAACACCAAAACCCTCCTTGATATCCTCAAAGACGACGTCTCCTTCAACAAGAACCGCAA GTCTTGGAAAGCATTCAAGGACACCCTTCTGCTAAAGCGTTACGGCTCTGCTTGGACTCGAATTCCCACTTCCGACATTCCCATCTCATTCTGCCGCCGCACCTCTCTCAAACACTTTCAATCCATGGCTGACAACACCGACAACCTTGATGAAGTCCCAGCCTTACCTCCCCCTTCACTCGCAGCCAAGCCCACCTTCTCCCGCCGGAGTTCCACCCGCTACAGCTCCCCGTCCGAGGTCACATTCACCGCTGGCGATCCCACGGAGCCGGCCCCTGCCGGCAGCGCGCTACTCCGGCCTCAGCTTTCGCGACGGAACTCCTCCGGCATGGTGTCGGAGCCATTCCGGAAGGGCCGCGTGGTGACGTTCCGGGACAACATGGACGACGAGGAGCAGGACGAGGAGGACGGGTCACGTGCGGATGGCAGCAGGACACTATCAGCAAGAGAGGCGGTTGCGGCACAGGAGGCGGCGGAGGCGGCTGCTGCAGGGGAGGTTGTTGGAGAGGGAGAGGAAGACGAGGGGGCACAGCCGGTGATGATGTCACTGATGGACTTGTTGGAGGAGACTGACAGAGAGATGGGGCTTGAAGGATCGAGGTACATTCTGAGTGATGAAGAGGATTTTGATGAGGACGAGGAAGATgaggatggtgatggtgatgatttGGAATACACGTGCTCAGTGTGCATGGTGAGGCATAAGGCTAATGCTATCAGCCGCTGTGGCCACTCATACTGCAGGATGTGCTCTAGGGAACTCATGGCTGGCAAAGGCAACTGCCCTCTCTGCAACAATTTCGTTGTTGAGATTCTTGACATCTTTTGA
- the LOC110266767 gene encoding uncharacterized protein LOC110266767: MLTIRFCRYNALKFLKKLDAMCLTQNMQIALRGSHDPLLRAITEMYAIYLYDCLDPITHSAALHTLIQLFPIFPFPQRNTNPKKHKPRTSPSQTHITYTSAQTSLTLTITCQVVDAIRRSSSTSFSLPLLGQQYQFHILRMFKAVTQDLLVLLRPLLNQLDLRENCWTGYQTL, translated from the exons ATGTTGACAATCAGATTTTGCAGATACAATGCCTTGAAATTTCTCAAGAAGTTAGATGCTATGTGCCTAACACAAAACATGCAGATAGCTCTCAGAGGCTCCCATGATCCATTACTACGTGCTATTACTGAG ATGTATGCCATCTACCTGTACGATTG CTTAGACCCAATCACCCACAGTGCTGCATTGCACACACTCATTCAGTTATTCCCCATTTTTCCTTTCCCACAAAGAAACACAAACCCTAAGAAACACAAACCCCGTACCTCACCATCACAGACTCACATTACATACACCTCGGCTCAGACCTCACTCACTCTCACCATCACATGCCAAGTTGTCGACGCCATCCGCCGCTCCTCTTCGACGTCATTTTCGCTTCCTCTTCTCG GTCAACAATATCAGTTTCATATCCTGAG GATGTTCAAAGCAGTGACCCAGGATTTATTAGTGCTACTCCGTCCACTTTTGAATCAGTTAGATCTTCGGGAAA aTTGTTGGACAGGTTATCAAACTCTAtaa
- the LOC107619569 gene encoding formin-like protein 14, giving the protein MDSTFSTLGFLIFALTLSFYAFVVQSEITVVHIDRLASPAPPPPPPPPPPPPPPPPPPSDAQASELGSPPRDYHRYWIPPPPPSRQQSGMNTGKKVGLLFVGIVAVMQIAMVSFLVFQRNQLLKGNDRYENYS; this is encoded by the coding sequence ATGGATTCGACGTTTTCAACCTTGGGTTTTTTGATCTTTGCTCTTACACTTTCTTTCTATGCCTTTGTTGTTCAATCAGAGATAACAGTTGTGCACATTGATAGATTAGCATCTCCGGCGCCACCGCCAccaccacctccacctccacctccacctccaccaccTCCGCCACCGTCCGATGCGCAAGCGAGCGAGCTGGGATCTCCGCCGCGCGATTATCACCGCTACTGGATCCCTCCGCCGCCTCCGTCTCGACAGCAAAGCGGAATGAACACGGGGAAGAAAGTTGGGCTCTTGTTTGTAGGAATTGTGGCGGTTATGCAGATTGCCATGGTTAGTTTCTTGGTGTTCCAGAGAAACCAGCTTCTTAAGGGAAATGACAGATATGAGAATTATTcttga